In one Lolium rigidum isolate FL_2022 chromosome 3, APGP_CSIRO_Lrig_0.1, whole genome shotgun sequence genomic region, the following are encoded:
- the LOC124701974 gene encoding chorismate synthase 2, chloroplastic has protein sequence MASAPASHRVTAGAPWSPLPRGGFRALTDSAPASLRFSVARRRASRLEVKAAGNIFGDYFQVATYGESHGGGVGCVISGCPPRIPLTEEDMQADLDRRRPGQSRITTPRKETDTCKILSGTYEGLTTGTPIHVFVPNTDQRGGDYTEMAKAYRPSHADLTYDLKYGVRSVQGGGRSSARETIGRVAAGALAKKILKLKSGVEILAFVSKVHQVVLPDDAVDYETVTLDQIESNICRCPDPEYAEKMIAAIDKVRTDGNSIGGVVTCIARNVPRGLGTPVFDKLEALLAKAMLSLPASKGFEIGSGFAGTDLTGSEHNDEFYMDEAGNVRTRTNRSGGVQGGISNGETIYFKVAFKPTATIGKKQNTVTRDHQDIELRTRGRHDPCVVPRAVPMVETMAALVLMDQLMAHSAQCEMFPLNLALQEPVGSTNSTPVLAPDLA, from the exons ATGGCATCCGCGCCCGCCTCGCACCGGGTGACCGCCGGCGCGCCCTGGAGCCCCCTCCCGCGCGGCGGCTTCCGCGCGCTCACCGACTccgcccccgcctccctccgcttctccgtcgcccgccgccgcgcctctcgcCTAG AGGTGAAGGCGGCCGGAAATATCTTCGGGGACTACTTCCAGGTCGCGACTTACGGCGAGTCTCATGGAGGCGGTGTCGGCTGCGTCATCAGCGGGTGCCCGCCCAGAATCCCACTCACCGAGGAAGACATGCAGGCGGACCTCGACCGAAG ACGGCCAGGTCAGAGCAGAATTACCACCCCAAGAAAGGAGACCGATACCTGTAAAATTCTTTCAGGGACATACGAAG GATTGACCACTGGGACGCCAATTCATGTTTTCGTCCCAAACACTGATCAAAGAGGGGGT GATTACACTGAAATGGCTAAGGCGTACAGACCTTCCCATGCGGATTTGACCTATGACCTCAAGTATGGCGTTAGATCTGTGCAG GGAGGTGGAAGGTCATCGGCAAGAGAAACCATTGGAAGGGTAGCTGCAGGAGCTCTCGCAAAGAAAATTCTCAAGCTCAAATCTGGAGTAGAG ATTCTGGCATTTGTTTCCAAAGTGCACCAAGTCGTACTGCCTGACGATGCAGTTGATTATGAAACTGTGACCCTGGACCAG ATAGAGAGCAACATTTGTAGATGCCCTGATCCAGAATATGCAGAGAAGATGATCGCTGCAATTGATAAAGTGCGAACTGATGGGAATTCGATCGGCGGGGTGGTCACATGTATTGCTAGAAATGTTCCTCGT GGGCTTGGCACTCCTGTATTTGACAAACTCGAAGCTCTACTGGCGAAGGCTATGCTTTCTCTTCCTGCAAGCAAGGGATTTGAGATTGGTAGTGGATTTGCAG GTACTGACTTAACTGGAAGTGAGCATAACGATGAGTTCTACATGGATGAGGCTGGAAATGTGAGAACACGAACCAATCGCTCGGGTGGTGTACAG GGAGGGATATCAAATGGTGAAACAATATACTTCAAAGTAGCTTTCAAGCCAACAGCAACTATCGGG AAGAAGCAAAATACTGTAACAAGGGATCATCAGGATATCGAACTTAGGACAAGGGGTCGCCACGACCCATGTGTTGTTCCCCGGG CTGTTCCAATGGTTGAAACGATGGCCGCATTGGTCCTCATGGACCAGTTGATGGCGCACAGTGCTCAGTGTGAGATGTTTCCACTGAACCTTGCCCTACAAGAACCAGTTGGTTCCACAAACAGTACACCTGTATTGGCACCAGATCTAGCATAA
- the LOC124701972 gene encoding probable E3 ubiquitin-protein ligase LUL2, translated as MGNAGSNGGGGGPGHRRRSSGHGHHHQPPPPPPQQESAPNRYVFAAATPYPPQYPNPNPPPQYYPQYGGYYPPPPPQVPLPAPYDHHHRGPAPQPPPPGGPAATAGEFPPSVHHYPGWAGRYPYGLQPPMPTPYVEHQKAVTIRNDVNLKKETLRIEPDEACPGRFLVAFTFDATVAGSMIVYFFAKEELNCNLTAMKPDLIKPVTVSFKEGLGQKFRQPSGTGIDFSAFEDSELLKQGGMEVYPLAVKAETTLSADPPPEGEDQKIKTPNSQITQAVFEKKESGDYSVRVVSQILWVNGTRYELQEIYGIGNSVEGESDANDPGKECVICLSEPRDTTVLPCRHMCMCSECAKVLRYQTTRCPICRQPVERLLEIKVNNKAEEQPQQTSQSPPLPSSPPLHKEEV; from the exons ATGGGCAACGCGGgaagcaacggcggcggcggcggcccaggccaCCGACGCCGGAGCTCcggccacggccaccaccaccagcccccaccacctcctccgcagcAGGAGTCCGCCCCGAACCGCTACGTCTTCGCGGCCGCCACGCCGTACCCGCCGCAGTACCCGAACCCCAACCCGCCGCCGCAGTACTACCCGCAGTACGGGGGCTACtacccgcccccgccgccgcaggTGCCCCTCCCGGCGCCCTACGACCACCACCACCGGGGCCCCgctccgcaaccgccgccgccgggcggccccgccgccaccgccggggaGTTCCCGCCCTCCGTCCACCACTACCCCGGCTGGGCGGGGCGGTACCCCTACGGCCTGCAGCCGCCCATGCCCACGCCCTACGTCGAGCACCAGAAGGCCGTCACCATCCGCAACGACGTCAACCTCAAGAAGGAGACGCTACGGATCGAGCCCGACGAGGCCTGCCCCGGACGGTTCCTCGTCGCCTTCACCTTCGACGCCACTGTTGCTGGGAG CATGATTGTCTACTTCTTCGCAAAGGAAGAGCTCAACTGCAATCTCACAGCAATGAAACCAGACTTGATTAAGCCTGTTACTGTTAGCTTCAAAGAGGGTCTTGGCCAGAAGTTCAGGCAACCATCAGGGACTGGAATTGACTTCTCAGCGTTCGAGGACTCTGAGTTGTTGAAACAGGGGGGAATGGAAGTATATCCACTTGCAGTTAAAGCTGAAACAACATTGTCTGCTGATCCACCACCGGAAGGGGAAGATCAGAAGATAAAAACTCCAAACTCACAGATCACACAGGCTGTGTTTGAAAAGAAAGAAAGTGGGGACTATTCAGTAAGAGTTGTCAGCCAAATCCTTTGGGTAAATGGAACTAGGTATGAGTTGCAGGAAATATATGGAATAGGAAATTCTGTGGAAGGGGAAAGTGATGCAAATGATCCTGGGAAAGAATGTGTTATCTGTCTGTCAGAGCCAAGGGATACTACTGTCCTTCCTTGTAGGCATATG TGCATGTGCAGCGAGTGTGCCAAGGTCCTGAGGTACCAGACCACCCGGTGCCCCATCTGCCGTCAGCCGGTTGAGCGGCTGCTggagatcaaagtcaacaacaaAGCTGAAGAGCAGCCACAGCAGACGTCCCAATCGCCTCCTCTACCCTCATCCCCGCCTCTGCATAAGGAAGAGGTGTAG